The following proteins are encoded in a genomic region of Natronorubrum halophilum:
- a CDS encoding DUF6360 family protein yields the protein MSDRLITVNAHTTLDYVDAVAKGNGFEWESVAIVNAAADRDSPDCVHLQLELDNLSEEQLPKHMEDLELTPAQARTLAADLETHADRVESVQSGDENEIQK from the coding sequence ATGTCCGATCGACTGATCACGGTCAACGCGCACACGACGCTAGATTACGTCGACGCCGTTGCGAAGGGCAACGGGTTCGAGTGGGAGTCAGTTGCCATCGTGAACGCAGCCGCCGACAGGGACTCCCCCGACTGCGTACACCTCCAGCTGGAACTGGACAACCTCTCCGAGGAACAGCTACCGAAACACATGGAGGACCTCGAGTTGACGCCCGCGCAGGCGCGAACGCTCGCGGCCGATCTCGAGACCCACGCGGATCGAGTCGAGTCGGTCCAGTCCGGAGACGAAAACGAGATCCAGAAGTAG